The Coffea arabica cultivar ET-39 chromosome 8e, Coffea Arabica ET-39 HiFi, whole genome shotgun sequence genome window below encodes:
- the LOC113703044 gene encoding probable methyltransferase PMT14 — MASKHHLLGSRGRSPVSIFVVLGLCCFFYLLGTWQKSGFGKGDRLAMEITKRTDCTVFPALDFESHHKQEPPVESSEPKAKVFEPCDVRYTDYTPCQEQDRAMTFPRENMIYRERHCPPTEEKLHCLIPAPNGWTTPFPWPKGRDYVHYANVPYKHLTVEKAVQHWVEFQGNVFKFPGGGTMFPQGADAYIDELASVIPISDGSIRTALDTGCGVASWGAYLMKRNVLTMSFAPRDNHEAQVQFALERGVPAYIGVLGSIQLPFPSRAFDMAQCSRCLIPWTENEGMYLMEVDRVLRPGGYWILSGPPINWKTYYQTWKRSKEDLKAEQTRIEKLAELLCWEKKYEKGDVAIFRKKINSRSCGRKSANMCESGDADDVWYKKMEACITPSPEVKSVAEVAGGELKKFPARLFAVPPRVEKLMVPGVTVESYEEDNKLWKKHVSVYKKINSLLGTTRYRNIMDMNAGLGGFAANLESPKLWVMNVVPTIAQNTLGIIYERGLIGMYHDWCEGFSTYPRTYDLLHASGLFSLYQDKCEFEEILLEMDRILRPEGTVIIRDGVDALNEVRKIAGGMRWDIKLVDHEDGPLVPEKIFVAVKQYWVGSAGNSTTDDA, encoded by the exons ATGGCCTCTAAGCATCACTTATTGGGCAGCAGAGGACGGAGCCCTGTATCCATATTTGTTGTACTTGGTCTGTGCTGTTTCTTTTACTTGCTTGGAACATGGCAAAAGAGTGGATTTGGAAAAGGAGATAGACTAGCAATGGAAATAACCAAGCGCACAGACTGCACTGTTTTCCCGGCTCTGGACTTTGAATCACATCACAAGCAAGAGCCACCTGTTGAATCTTCTGAGCCGAAAGCCAAAGTCTTTGAGCCGTGTGATGTTCGATACACTGATTATACTCCTTGTCAAGAACAAGACAGAGCAATGACCTTCCCAAGGGAGAATATGATATATAGAGAGAGGCATTGTCCGCCAACAGAAGAAAAGCTGCATTGTCTTATTCCAGCACCCAATGGATGGACAACTCCATTTCCATGGCCAAAAGGCCGTGACTATGTCCATTATGCTAATGTTCCTTACAAACACTTGACAGTTGAGAAGGCTGTGCAGCATTGGGTAGAGTTTCAGGGTAACGTGTTTAAATTTCCTGGAGGAGGAACGATGTTTCCACAGGGTGCTGATGCATATATTGACGAACTTGCATCAGTGATTCCAATAAGCGATGGATCCATCAGAACAGCACTGGACACTGGTTGTGGA GTTGCAAGCTGGGGTGCTTACTTGATGAAGAGGAATGTTTTGACAATGTCATTTGCACCAAGGGACAATCATGAAGCACAAGTACAATTTGCATTGGAGCGAGGTGTGCCTGCTTACATTGGGGTTCTAGGGTCAATACAGCTGCCATTCCCATCAAGAGCATTTGATATGGCACAATGTTCTCGGTGTCTGATACCATGGACAGAAAATG AGGGTATGTATCTAATGGAAGTTGATAGAGTTCTCAGACCTGGTGGCTACTGGATCTTGTCTGGTCCTCCAATTAATTGGAAGACCTATTACCAGACCTGGAAGCGTTCTAAAGAAGATCTCAAAGCCGAGCAAACTAGGATTGAAAAGCTGGCTGAACTTCTTTGTTGGgagaaaaaatatgagaaagGAGATGTTGCCATCTTCAGGAAGAAAATAAACTCCAGATCATGCGGGAGGAAGTCTGCCAATATGTGTGAATCTGGAGATGCTGATGATGTGTG GTATAAGAAAATGGAAGCATGCATAACTCCTTCGCCTGAAGTAAAAAGTGTTGCTGAAGTGGCTGGTGGAGAGTTGAAGAAGTTTCCAGCTAGGCTCTTTGCCGTGCCTCCCCGAGTTGAAAAGTTGATGGTCCCAGGAGTGACAGTTGAATCTTATGAGGAGGATAATAAACTATGGAAAAAACATGTTAGTGTGTACAAGAAGATCAACAGCTTACTGGGCACCACAAGATATCGAAACATAATGGATATGAATGCAGGCCTTGGAGGTTTTGCTGCAAATTTGGAATCACCAAAACTATGGGTAATGAATGTTGTGCCCACTATAGCTCAGAACACTCTGGGCATCATATATGAGAGAGGTCTGATCGGCATGTATCATGACTG GTGTGAAGGCTTCTCTACTTACCCAAGGACATATGACCTCCTTCATGCTAGTGGCTTATTCAGCTTGTACCAGGATAA GTGTGAATTTGAAGAAATCCTCTTGGAAATGGATCGTATTTTGCGGCCTGAAGGGACTGTGATCATCCGTGATGGAGTCGATGCCTTGAATGAGGTGAGAAAAATTGCTGGAGGAATGAGATGGGATATAAAATTGGTCGATCATGAAGATGGACCACTTGTGCCCGAAAAGATATTCGTTGCAGTCAAACAATACTGGGTTGGCAGCGCAGGAAATAGCACAACAGACGATGCATAA